In the Bacillota bacterium genome, GAGATTCATATAGTTCAATTTTGAAATTTTACTATCCAGGTACAACTCTGACAAGTTATTGATTATTTTAGGATATAACGCCATTTAAGGAGGAAATCAATTGCGTTCTTATATAAAAGTCCTAACAATGTGTTTTCTGGGGCTCATACTTTTTGTGCCAACAGCTTTGGCCGATAATTCAGTGAAAAGAGTCGGGGGAAGCAATAGATACGGCACTGCTGTACAAATATCAAAGCAAATGTATTCAACAGCAAGTACAGCTGTAATTGTTGGTGGGAGTTCCTATGCAGATGCTATTTCAGCAGCACCCCTTGCTTACCAGAAGAATGCGCCATTGCTTTACACTAATTCTGATAAGCTTTCATATGAAACGAAAACAAGATTGAAAGAGATGCAGACTAAAAATGTAATTATTGTAGGCGGAACACCTGCTGTTTCTTCTAACACTGCTAACCAGATTAAAAGCTTGGGGATAAGTATTAAACGAATTGCAGGAAGCAACCGTTATGATACGGCTGCACGGGTGGCAAAAGCGATGGGTGCGACTTCAAAAGCTGTTATTTTGAACGGCTTCTTATATGCAGACGCTCCGGCCGTCATTCCTTATGCAGCGAAAAACGGGTATCCAATTCTTTTTACAAATAAAACATCTATAAATAGTGCGACTACGTCTGTGATAAAAGATAAGGGAATTTCGAGTACCGTTGTTGTAGGAGGCACTGGAAGTATCAGCAATACGGTATACAACAAGTTACCTTCTCCTACAAGAATTAGCGGTTCAAACAGATATGAGCTTGCTGCAAATATCGTACAAAAACTTAATTTATCAACAAGCACCGTATATGTAAGCAATGGATTCAGCTACCCTGACTCTATTGCAGGAGCTACACTGGCAGCTAAGAAGAAGCAATCTCTTATTCTTACAAATGGTGAAAATTTATCTACAGGAGCCCGTAAAATTATTGGAAGTAAAAACATGTCAAACTTTATGATTATCGGAAACACTCCTGCCGTAAGCACAAAGGTTGCTAATCAGCTAAAGAATCCAGTTGTAGGTGAAACAATCTTTATTGATCCGGGTCACGGTGATCAAGATTCAGGAGCAATCGGCAATGGACTCCTTGAGAAAGAAGTCAACCTTGATATAGCGAAAAGAGTCAATACAAAGCTAAATACTTCAGGTGCTCTTCCAGTACTGTCAAGATCTAATGATACTTTTTATTCTTTACAGGAGAGAGTAAATAAAGCAGCTTCTGCACAAGCAGATTTATTTCTCAGTATACATGCAAATGCTAATGATAGCTCATCACCAAA is a window encoding:
- the lytC gene encoding N-acetylmuramoyl-L-alanine amidase LytC gives rise to the protein MRSYIKVLTMCFLGLILFVPTALADNSVKRVGGSNRYGTAVQISKQMYSTASTAVIVGGSSYADAISAAPLAYQKNAPLLYTNSDKLSYETKTRLKEMQTKNVIIVGGTPAVSSNTANQIKSLGISIKRIAGSNRYDTAARVAKAMGATSKAVILNGFLYADAPAVIPYAAKNGYPILFTNKTSINSATTSVIKDKGISSTVVVGGTGSISNTVYNKLPSPTRISGSNRYELAANIVQKLNLSTSTVYVSNGFSYPDSIAGATLAAKKKQSLILTNGENLSTGARKIIGSKNMSNFMIIGNTPAVSTKVANQLKNPVVGETIFIDPGHGDQDSGAIGNGLLEKEVNLDIAKRVNTKLNTSGALPVLSRSNDTFYSLQERVNKAASAQADLFLSIHANANDSSSPNGSETYYDTTYQAANSKRLAEQIQPKLAANLGTRDRGVKTAAFYVIKYSKMPSVLVETAFITNASDASKLKQAVYKDKAAQAIHDGTVSYYR